The Amycolatopsis jiangsuensis nucleotide sequence TCTCTTTCACTCGTTTCGCCGGTGCGGCACCCGGCTCGAGGCGGGCTGGCTAGCAGCGTTGGACGGCTCTCACGTCGCCGTTCTCGAGGATCGAAGTTTGACGAGATGACGTTGACCTGTCAACCTTCGTAGGAGTGGTCTGACGCCCACCGCTGCGGCCCTGCGGTCGGCGGCGGTTTCACCACGTCGATCGAGGAGAAGCACGGGATGTTTGATCGAGCCGGCTTGCCGGCGATCGGTATCTGGACCGACACCCTCGAGGGGGTGCCGGCTGAGGAGTTCCGCGGTTCGGCGGCCGAGATAGAGCATCTCGGTTATGGCGTGCTGTGGCTGCCCGAAGGGGCAGGCAGGGATCCCTTTGTCGCGCTGGCGATCGCCTTGAGCGCGACCGAACATCTCGTCGGTGCCACCGGGATTGCCAATATCTGGGCCCGTGACGCGGTGGCCACGGCGACCGCTGCGCGGACTCTCGCGGAGGCGTTCCCCGGCCGTCAGCTCATCGGTCTCGGGGTGAGCCACCAGGTGCTGGTGTCGGGCATGCGCGGGCACGACTACGCGAAGCCCTACACGACGATGAAGAGCTACCTGGAAGTGCTGCACTCCGCACCGTACGGCGCGCACCAGCCCCAGGAAGAGCCCGTCTTCCTCCTCGCGGCGCTGCGGCACCGGATGCTCGAGCTCGCCAGAACCAGAACGGCCGGCGCGCACCCCTACCTGGTGACGCCCGAGCACACCGCTTCGGCCCGCGAGATCCTCGGCCGCGATCGTCTGCTCGCGCCGACGCAAGCCGTTGTCCTCGACGAGGACGAGACGCGTTCCGCTCGAGTCGCCCGGGAGTACCTGGCCACCTATCTCGCCTTGCCGAACTACGTCAACAGCTTCCGCGCCATGGGCTTCGGAGATGATGATCTCGAGGGTGGGGGCAGCGATCGCCTCGTCGACGCGCTGGTCGTGCGCGGTGGTGAGCAGGCCGTCGCGGACCGGATCAAGACACAACTGGACGCGGGTGCGGACCACGTCGCTTTGCACGTATTGTCAGATCGCGACACCGTGCCGGGCGTGGGTCACGCCCGTGGCACCGTCCCGATGGAGCAGTGGCGCCGGCTGGCCGCGCTGAACTCCGCGTTCGCTTGAGGTCACGCGGCGAGCGGGAAGGGTTGCATCCGGTGGCGCTGGGTCCCTGCCCGGGTGAAGAGGCGAAGGAGGGGGAATTGTGACGGCGAGTGTGGAAGTCGGCCGCAGCATCCTCGCCGGGGGCCGGTACCCCGTTCCCGGGAGACCGGTGGTGGTCGCCACCGCCGGTTGCGCGGACATAGCGGACGAGCTCGTGCGGTCCGGCGAGGCTCGCGGCTGGCGGATGGTGTTCGAGAAGGATCTCGAACGAGTGAACTGGGCGGTGAACGTCCACCGGGCCGCCGCGCTTGTGCTGGTGGCGGACGACGCCGGGTGGGTGGTGCGGTTCGTGTCGGCGTTCCGGGCGATGTCGGCCATCCCCATCGTGGTGGTGGCCGACGTGCACAAGGACGCTGTCGTCGCGGCCCTCGCGACCGGCGTCGACACGGTCTTGCCGCCGGTGGTGGCGAGCGAGGAGGTCCTCGCGCGCACCTACGCGATCATCCGCCGGGGCGACGAGCGGCTCGCTCCGACGACCCGGTATTTGCTCGCCGGGCGGCTCTCCGTCGACGTCTGGCGGCGCCGCGCCCATCTCGGGGAGTGCGACCTGAAGCTCACCTCGACCGAGTTCGACCTGCTGAGCCATCTTATGCGCCAACCCGAGCGAATCCTTGCTCCGCAAACGATCCTGTCCCAGGTGTGGGGTTTCCGCGAAGTCGAGGGCCTGAACACCTTGCGCATCTTCATCGGCCGCTTGCGGGGGAAGCTCGGTGACACCGCCCGCCGCGCCACTTATATCCAGTCGGTGCGGGGGCACGGGTACCGTTTCGCGGTTCCGGTGGTGGAGGTGCCGGACGAGGAACGCGCCGGGCTCGCCGACGAACCCGGACGGGGCTGGCTCGAAGCACTCGCGAAGATCAGCTCGAACCTCGGCCGTGCCCGCGACGACGCCGAGCTGGCACAGAAGCTGGTCGACGGGCTCGTCGGCGCGGGCGTCGCGGACGGCATCGCGGTGCACCACGTGGATCGGGGCCGGTTGCAGGTGCGCGCGCACCGGGGAATGTCGGAGACATGGCTCGACGGGTTCGGCGACGTCGCTCTGTCCGACGACGGGCTGGCCAGCAGCCGCGCGGTCCTGACCGGGCGACCGGTGCAGGTCCCGCAAACGCGCTCCTATCGTTCGACGACCACCGCGCTGAAGTCCGACAACTTCCGGGCAGGGCTGTTCCTCCCCATCGCCGGTGGACCGGAAGGCACCATCCTGGCCTGTCTCGGCCTGGTCCACCGCGACGTCGACGCGCACCGCCCCAGCACCCTCAGCTTCGCCGTCGCCTTGTGCGCGGTTTATGGGGCCCAGCTCGCCGCGCGCGAATTTACGGTGGGCAGAGCCCGTGCGGTGCTTCCGGGCCGAGGCGATCCGGAACCACCCGCGGGAGCGGCCACCACCACCGTCAGGGGTGCAGGGCTGCCTTGACCGTGGCGCCGGAGTCGACGTCCGCGACCTCCTCTTCGATATCCGTCAGCGCGTAGTGCGTGATCAGCTTGTCGATCGGGAGCCCGCCTTGGCGCGCAACTGCACCAGCCGCGGCAGGAGCGCCTGCGGGACGGCGTCGCCGAGGGTCATGCCGTGCATGGCCCGCCGCGCACTATGTTCCACACGTCGAGCTCGAAGGTGCCGCTCCGGTACGACCCTGATGATCGCGGCGTACCAGTGAGGTCGTTGACCTCTCCACGGAGTCCCCAGTGGACGCGTCGACGGTGTGCGTCGGGCCGAACTCGATCGCGACGTCGAGTCGCCACCGGTGCAGTCCGCTGGCGACGATGGCGGTCGTGCCGACCGCACGGGCCGCCATGACACCGGCGAGGCCGACGGCGCCGGTACCGACACCGCGATTCTGGTGCCTGACTCGGAGCCCAGAAGGTGGAACACCGTGCCCGCGCCGGCCTGGACGCCTCATCCCGTGAACACAAGGGTGCCGGCGTGGAGGCCGCGTGGGCATGACGGACGGATCGGGCTAAGTGCAGCCCTGCAACGTCCTGCGCCCGCAGCCGTGGGGCAACGACCGACGGCTCTCCGGGCCTATGCGAACGGTGCTGACTTGGTGGTGGCCGGAGACAGCCGTGGACAGCACGTAGACGCGCATCTGCTCCCGCGTGCGGACGGCCGGCCCGGGGCCGGCTTCACCGACGTGGAAGGTGCGCCGCGCCGCTACTCCGCGAAATTGACGCATCAACGTTGATGCGTCAATCATAGGAGGCGAATCCACCGTGGAGGCGGCCGACACGGCCACGACGGGGCGGGCACGGGATACCGTGGAGGAATGGACGGTGAGGTTGTGTGGTTGGACGACGACGAGCAGATGACATGGCGGGCGTTCCATCACATGCGCACTCAGCTCGCCATGGCGTTGCGCCTGGCCCATCAGCTGGACTCGGGCATCTCGGAGCCGGAGTACGAAGTCCTCGCCGTGCTCTCGGAACAGCCGGCCGGAGAGCTGCGTGCTCGTGAGCTGAGGTTCCAGTTACAGTGGGAGAAGAGCAGGTTGGCGCACCAGATCAGGCGGATGGAGGAACGGGGCCTGGTGACGCGTGCGGTGTGTCCGGACGACCCTCGCGCGCCGATGGTAACGGTCACGGACGAGGGCCTGAAGATCGTGCGGGACGCGGCACCCGCGCACGTGGCGCGAGTGCGCGACCTGTTCTTCGATCCGCTCACCCAGGCACAGCTGCAGGTGATCCGCGAAGCGTCCGAGGCGATCATGGCCCACCTCGGCGAACGATCCCTGCTCGATCGCTAAACGGCGGCCGTGTTCCCGGCGCAGCCGCGTGAGGGGCTGCGACCTGGTCGCTTGACCTGCCGCTGGTCGGCGTGTGCGGCGCGTCGATGATGCGCGATCCGCGCGCCTCAGGGACTACCAGCTTGTGGTGGCTGGGCGAGGTCAAGCGCTGCCAAGTCATCTCGACGTCAGCGAGCGGGTGTTCTTCGATGGCGACCGTGACTCCGCCGGAGAGGACATGGGAGGTCGGCGCGCGGACCACGTCCGGTGGGGCGTGCCGGGTCGTGGAGCCCCAGCAAGGTCCACCATCTTCTCCGGCAGCAACGGCGCGCGCAGTGGGACCGCGGGACCGGTTGAGTTACCGACCTGCATGTGCCTAGCGCCGCGAGCAGCTGCCTCCAGCGCCGGATCGGTGACGGTGCCACCGAGGTAGCCGAGGAAGAGCACTCCGGCGCCGAAGCCGTACGCGGTCGCGGTCAGGCCAGCTCGGGACGGCGAACCTGCCGACCAGCCGGCCCTTGGCGTTGGAAGGACTCTTGGACTCGATGAGCGGGACCGCGCACCTGACCGGACCGCGCGGCGACGTGCTCGCCTGGAACATTACGACCACCGCGCTGTTCGGAGACTGGTCGGTGGTGCCCGACGGCCGGCGGAACTGGGGCCGCTTCCTGTTCGGCTCGCCCGGTCAGCGGGATCTGCTCGCGAGCTGGCGGGCGAAAGCACCGGACTACGTCGGCTATCTGCGCGGCAACCGGACGACCCGGAGCTGGTGCCGTTGATCACGAAACTGCTGTCCCGAAGTGCTGACTCCCGCGCGATGTGGGAGGGTCACGATGTCAAGGACCCCCGTATGGGCGGAAAACATTCCTTCACCCCGTCGTCGGAGAGCTCGAACTGCTCCACGAAACCGTAGTTCTTCCGGCCGACCTCGAAATGCCTGCACGTTTCGTCTCACGCGCGGAGTGACACCGAATCGTCGCGTCGGCTGGAAAGGGTGAAAGTGTTGAACCGCAGGGAAGGGAGGCGTGGTGAGAACGTGAGCCGCGGTCATCATGGGCAAGGCCGGTTTTGACGTGGTCGGGCCACCGGCCGTCTCGCACCCTGAGCGAGCCCGGTCCGCGATCTTTCGCGGATGTGCCGGTCCGAGAACCTTGGAGGAAGCCGTGTCCGCGATCCGGTGAAGATGTACGGCTTCCCATGCCGGAAGCCGGGACCGTCCGCCGAAGCTTTCCACGATCACTGGCGGTACTCCCAAGCCCCCTGAGCTTCGCGATCGCGACGATCACGGGCATGGCGAAGTGCCACCGGTCGGCACCCCGCTGCTGAGTGCGGACCAGTTCGCCGGCGTGAAGGACGTGGTCGGCATGGCGGTAGTGCCGGAAGATCGGGATGTCGTCCAGCCCGATGAGGCGAACTCCACCGACCAGGAGAGCCTCCTGTTCGCCTACGTGCGCGATGAGGTGCTGGACCAGCCGCAGCCGGATAACGTCGCCTACGCGCTGTGGCATCACACTGGACACGGCGTCTCCGCGAAGCTGATGATCGTGGTGGAACAGGACGGCGACCCGGCTGGGCCGTTGACGACGACGCGGGGCTTGGCCGCCGGATCGCGGCTCTACGGCACGTGCGGACGTGGCCGGTGGAGGAGATTCACGGATCCGAGGCGCCGCCGATCTTCGGCGCGCGCGAGCTGTGGTGGCCGTCCGTGAGCGAGTTCGAGAAGGGGGCCGCCCGGAACCCTCGGGCGTTCCACGAGCTCGTCGGTCGCCCGGGGAAGGGCTTTGTCATGCTCGCGCGCGCCGAACCTGCGAAGTGACCTGATCGGGCCGAATAGCACGACCGTGGCGGATCAGGGTCCAACCCGACGGGCTCTTTGCATGCCCGCGGCACCAGAACAGAGGAGACACCCATGTCCGGACGTCTTGAAGGAAAAGTCGCGCTCGTCTCGGGCGGCGCGCGAGGCCTCGGCGAGGCGATCGTCGAGCTCTTCGCGGAGGAGGGCGCCGCAGTAGTCTTCGGCGACGTGCTCGACGAAGCCGGCGAGAAGGTCGCGATCAGGCTGAAACAGCTCGGTGCGCCGGTGACCTACACCAACCTTGACGTGACCCGGCCCGACGACTGGGCCGCGGCAGTGGCGCTCACGACGGAGAAGTACGGCCGGCTCACCACACTCGTGAACAACGCCGCAGTGTACGACTCGGCCGGTTTGATGGCCATCACGCCGGAGGCGTGGTCCAAGCTGTTGAGCGTCAACCTCGACGGACAATGGCTCGGCATGCGAGCGGCGGAACCGGCGCTGCTGACAGCCGGAAAGGGCGCGGCCATCGTCAACGTTTGCTCGTTGTGGGCGAACATCGGCAGCCCAGGTTCCGTGGCTTACCACGCATCCAAGGGCGGCGTCCGGAGCATGACGAAGTCGGTGGCACTCGAATACGCCGAGCGCGGGATCCGCGTGAACTCCCTGCATCCGGGGATGATCGACACCGAGTTCGGCGGTTCGACGGTGATGCGCGAAGACCTCGACAAGCAGATGGCCGTCGTGCCGATGAAACGCATGGGCGCGCCGATCGAGATCGCGTACGGCGCGCTCTTTCTTGCCTCGGACGAGGCGCGCTACATGACGGGTGCCGAGCTCATCGTCGACGGTGGCTGGTCGGTGCCGTGACCGACGGCCAGGGCCGAGTTGGTCACTGTGCCCAACTCGACCCTCAACGATGTGTGCAGTGCCTAGAGACTCCGAGTGGTCGTGTCTTTACCTTCGAGTGACTGCTGAATGCTCATCGAAGGGGATGAACATGACCACGACTCGACGCCGAGTGCAGAAGAATGCCGACGCGTCGTCCACGACGACGCGGGTGGCGATCATCGGAGCCGGACTGAGTGGGATCGCCGCGGCGGTCAATCTCAAGCAGGCGGGCTACACCGACTTCGTGATCCTCGAGCGGGCCGGGGACGTCGGCGGGGTGTGGCGGGACAACGTCTACCCCGGAGCGGCCTGCGACACACCGTCGCACCTGTACTCGTACTCGTTCGAACCCAACCCGGACTGGAAGCGTTCCTTCAGCCGGCAGCCGCAGATTCACGAGTACCTCAAGGGAATTACCGACAAGTACGGCCTCCGCGACAACCTACGCCTGAATTCGGAGGTGCTCGACGCCTCTTGGGACGACCAGCACCACCGTTGGGTGCTCACGACTGCGGACAGCGTCGTCGAAGCGCAGGTACTGCTGGATTGCGCCGGCCCGCTTGTCGAACCGTCCATGCCGGACATTGAAGGTATCGAAAGCTTCGGAGGCACGCTCTTTCATTCGGCACGCTGGGACCACGACACTCCGCTCGTCGGCAAGCGGGTGGCTGTGATCGGCACCGGCGCGTCGGCCGTGCAGTTCGTGCCGGAGCTGCAGCCGAATGTGGATCGTCTGGTGGTCTTCCAGCGCACGGCCCCCTGGGTCTCGCCGAAATTGGACCGGCACATCGGCGCCTTGGAACGGGGCCTGCTGAAGTTCCTGCCTCCGCTGGCGAAGGGCTTGCGTGCCAATCAGACGGCTTCGCGCGAGCTCGGCCACTACCCGCTCATGCGGCGCAACAAGTTCAACCGGACCCTCGTCACGGCCGTCACCAGGGCGATGCTTCGTGCCCAGGTCCGCGACCCGGAGCTACGGCGCCGCCTGACACCGGACTACGAGCTCGGCTGCAAGCGCATCCTCATGTCGAACAAGTGGTACTCGACGTTGACCAAGCCGAACGTCGACGTCGTCACCGACGGAGTAGAGCGGATCACCCCGACCGGAGTCCGCACGGCGGACGGGCGCGACCACCAGGTCGACGTCATCGTGATGGGCACCGGATTCCATGTCTTCGACGCCCCGATCGCGCACCGCGTGCACGGCCGCGACGGGCGTTCGCTCGCCGAGGCGTGGGGCGACCAGCCGCACGTTTTCCGGGGCACCACGTGCGTGGGATTCCCCAACATGTTCCGGTTCGCGAGTATCGGTTCGGGGCTCGGTCACGGTTCCATGATCTGGCAGATGGAAGCGCAGTCGACCTATGTCGTCGACGCGCTGCGCACGCTCGACGCCGAGGGTAAGGACAGCTTCGAGGTCCGCGAGGACGCCCTCAATGCCTATATGAAGGAGATCTTCAGCGACTTCGAAGGCTCCGTCTGGCACCTCGGTGGCTGCCAGAGCTGGTACCAAGACGCCTCGGGCGCGCCCAGCGTGCTCTGGCCGAGGTCGATGTTCGCGTACAGCACCATGCTGCGCCGATTCGACGTCGAGAGCTACGAGCTGCGGACAGCATCGGTTTCCTCGTCCTCGAAGTTGGTGTCGGCATGAGCTCACGATCCGGACTGAAACGAGCCGACGGCCAGCGGCTCAGTCTATTCCTGGCCAACCTGGCCGGGCCCACCGCGCCGATCCTGCACGCGGTCGCCCGGCATCCTTCGGCGACGGCTCGTGGCATCCTGGACGCGGTGTTTGCGACCGTGGGTGGTGATCAGCGCCAGGGCGTGTCCGAAAAGGACCTGGTGGTCGACGGGGCCGGCGGCACCCACCTCGCCGCTCGCTTGTACACGCCATGGGGCGTCGGCGCCGACTCGGCGCTGCTCGTCTACTGCCCCGGCGGTGGGTTCGTCCTCGGTTCGGTGGCTTCCCACGCCAACACCTGCCGGTTCGTGGCCCGTGAAGGGCAGTGCCGAGTCCTGGCGATCGACTATCGCAAGGCGCCGGAGTACCGATTCCCGGTTCCGCTCGACGACAGTGTCGCTGCGTTCCGCTGGGCCGTGGCACACGCCGCCGAACTGAAAGCGGACCCCTCGCGTATCGGCGTCGGTGGCGACAGCGCGGGTGCCAATCTCGCCGCCGGTGTGTGCCTGGAAACCGCGGACGACGCCGTCTCGCCGCGGGCGGCGTGGCTGGTGTACCCGTTTGTCGATGCGGAGTTAGGCGAGTGGCCTTCCGCGAGCCTGTTCGGTTCCGGACCGCTCCTGAGCACCGCCTGCGCGCGGGACATGCTCACCCAGTACGCGCCGGTGGCCGCCGACCAGCGAGACGGGCGGGTGTCGGTGCTCAGGCACGAGCGGCTGGATCGCATGCCGCCGACTTACGTGGCCACCGCGGGCATGGATCCGCTGCGGGACCAGGGCGAAGCACTCGCCCGACGGCTGGTGAAGTTCGGTGTGCCGGTTCGGAACGAACGCTTCACGCGCCTCCCGCATGGGTTTATGCAGCTGCTCATCGACCGCCACGCGCGGGCTGCCGCGAGCCGGGCGTCCCGCGAGCTACCCGGTCTACTGACGGCATCCACCGCGAGTGCCGAGACCGGGCAGCCGGCCGAATCGGACGAGGTCCCCAGCGCGAGTTGAGGTGTGGCCCGCGATCGCACCACGCGCGCTCGCGGGCCACACCTGCCCGGCCGGAGGTTTCCGCGTCCGGCCGCGAAGCACGATTTCGGAGGATTTCATGACGAACCTTGCCGCCGCTCTCGCGGAGACCGCGCGCCAGCACCCCGATCGATCCGCGGTCCGGCTCGATGAGCGCAGGATGACCTACCACGAGCTGCACTCGGCCGCGGCCGCGGTGGCGGCAGACTTGGATCGCCGTGGAATCCGGCCGGGGGACCGGGTCGGTCTCGTGGTGCCGAACCTGCCCGCGTTTCCGGTGCTATTCTACGGAATCCTGTACTCGGGTGCTGTCGTCGTGCCCATGAACCCGCTGCTCAAGGCCCGAGAAGTCCAGTTCCACCTTGGTGACTCGCAGGCATCGCTGGTCTACGGCTGGGCCGGAGGAGGCGACGCAGCGGCAAAAGCTGCGGCCGCCGTGGGCATCCCGTATGTCGCCACCGACGAGTTCGGTCTCGAGCTTCCGGAAGCCGGCCGACACGGTGCCGCGGTGCTTCGAGCAGACGAGGACACGGCCGTCATCCTCTACACCTCGGGGACTACCGGCACGCCCAAGGGCGCGGAGCTGACGCACCGCAACCTGAGCAGCAATGCCCGCACCACTCGCGAGACGTTGCTCGCCACCGGCCCGGACGACGTGATCATGGGCTGTCTGCCCCTGTTCCACGTCTTCGGACTCACGTGCAGCCTGAACGCCTCGGTACTCGGCGCGTCCTGCCTGACCCTGTTGCCGCGGTTTGACGCAGCGAAAGCCCTCACTATGGTCGCGCGCGACCGGGTCACGGTCTTCGAAGGGGTGCCGACGATGTACGCGGCGATGCTGCACCACGCCGACGCGGATGTGGCCGACCTGTCCTCGCTGCGTACCTGCATCACCGGCGGGTCCGCCATGCCGGTGCCAGTTCTGCGCGAGTTCGAGAAGCGGTTCGACTGCGCGATCTACGAGGGGTACGGCCTTTCCGAGACCTCTCCGGTCGCCTCTTTCAACCAGCCGGGACACGAGCGCAAACCGGGCACGATCGGTTTCCCTGTGCGGGGCTGCGAGATCCGAGTCGTCGATGAAGACGGTGCCGATCTCCCAGTCGGTGAGCCCGGTGAGCTCGCCGTCCGCGGGGAGAACGTCATGAAGGGTTACTGGCGGCGTCCGGACGCGACCGCGGAGGCGATCCCCGACGGCTGGTTCCGTACCGGCGACATCGCGACCCGTGACCATGACGGCTACCTCACGATCGTCGACCGCAAGAAGGACGTGATCATCCGTGGCGGGTACAACGTCTACCCGCGGGAAGTCGAGGAAGTGCTCTACGAGCATCCGGCGGTGGCCGAGACGGCGGTCGTCGGCATACCGCACGACGACCTCGGCGAGGAAGTCGGTGCCGCTGTCGCGCTCAAACCCGGAGCCTCGGCCGAGCCGGCCGAACTGAGCGCGTTCGTCCGCGACCGCCTCGCCGCCTACAAGTACCCGC carries:
- a CDS encoding MarR family winged helix-turn-helix transcriptional regulator, giving the protein MDGEVVWLDDDEQMTWRAFHHMRTQLAMALRLAHQLDSGISEPEYEVLAVLSEQPAGELRARELRFQLQWEKSRLAHQIRRMEERGLVTRAVCPDDPRAPMVTVTDEGLKIVRDAAPAHVARVRDLFFDPLTQAQLQVIREASEAIMAHLGERSLLDR
- a CDS encoding alpha/beta hydrolase — encoded protein: MSSRSGLKRADGQRLSLFLANLAGPTAPILHAVARHPSATARGILDAVFATVGGDQRQGVSEKDLVVDGAGGTHLAARLYTPWGVGADSALLVYCPGGGFVLGSVASHANTCRFVAREGQCRVLAIDYRKAPEYRFPVPLDDSVAAFRWAVAHAAELKADPSRIGVGGDSAGANLAAGVCLETADDAVSPRAAWLVYPFVDAELGEWPSASLFGSGPLLSTACARDMLTQYAPVAADQRDGRVSVLRHERLDRMPPTYVATAGMDPLRDQGEALARRLVKFGVPVRNERFTRLPHGFMQLLIDRHARAAASRASRELPGLLTASTASAETGQPAESDEVPSAS
- a CDS encoding winged helix-turn-helix domain-containing protein yields the protein MTASVEVGRSILAGGRYPVPGRPVVVATAGCADIADELVRSGEARGWRMVFEKDLERVNWAVNVHRAAALVLVADDAGWVVRFVSAFRAMSAIPIVVVADVHKDAVVAALATGVDTVLPPVVASEEVLARTYAIIRRGDERLAPTTRYLLAGRLSVDVWRRRAHLGECDLKLTSTEFDLLSHLMRQPERILAPQTILSQVWGFREVEGLNTLRIFIGRLRGKLGDTARRATYIQSVRGHGYRFAVPVVEVPDEERAGLADEPGRGWLEALAKISSNLGRARDDAELAQKLVDGLVGAGVADGIAVHHVDRGRLQVRAHRGMSETWLDGFGDVALSDDGLASSRAVLTGRPVQVPQTRSYRSTTTALKSDNFRAGLFLPIAGGPEGTILACLGLVHRDVDAHRPSTLSFAVALCAVYGAQLAAREFTVGRARAVLPGRGDPEPPAGAATTTVRGAGLP
- a CDS encoding long-chain-fatty-acid--CoA ligase, with product MTNLAAALAETARQHPDRSAVRLDERRMTYHELHSAAAAVAADLDRRGIRPGDRVGLVVPNLPAFPVLFYGILYSGAVVVPMNPLLKAREVQFHLGDSQASLVYGWAGGGDAAAKAAAAVGIPYVATDEFGLELPEAGRHGAAVLRADEDTAVILYTSGTTGTPKGAELTHRNLSSNARTTRETLLATGPDDVIMGCLPLFHVFGLTCSLNASVLGASCLTLLPRFDAAKALTMVARDRVTVFEGVPTMYAAMLHHADADVADLSSLRTCITGGSAMPVPVLREFEKRFDCAIYEGYGLSETSPVASFNQPGHERKPGTIGFPVRGCEIRVVDEDGADLPVGEPGELAVRGENVMKGYWRRPDATAEAIPDGWFRTGDIATRDHDGYLTIVDRKKDVIIRGGYNVYPREVEEVLYEHPAVAETAVVGIPHDDLGEEVGAAVALKPGASAEPAELSAFVRDRLAAYKYPRQVWLMDSLPKGATGKILRREVSPPGES
- a CDS encoding flavin-containing monooxygenase, whose translation is MTTTRRRVQKNADASSTTTRVAIIGAGLSGIAAAVNLKQAGYTDFVILERAGDVGGVWRDNVYPGAACDTPSHLYSYSFEPNPDWKRSFSRQPQIHEYLKGITDKYGLRDNLRLNSEVLDASWDDQHHRWVLTTADSVVEAQVLLDCAGPLVEPSMPDIEGIESFGGTLFHSARWDHDTPLVGKRVAVIGTGASAVQFVPELQPNVDRLVVFQRTAPWVSPKLDRHIGALERGLLKFLPPLAKGLRANQTASRELGHYPLMRRNKFNRTLVTAVTRAMLRAQVRDPELRRRLTPDYELGCKRILMSNKWYSTLTKPNVDVVTDGVERITPTGVRTADGRDHQVDVIVMGTGFHVFDAPIAHRVHGRDGRSLAEAWGDQPHVFRGTTCVGFPNMFRFASIGSGLGHGSMIWQMEAQSTYVVDALRTLDAEGKDSFEVREDALNAYMKEIFSDFEGSVWHLGGCQSWYQDASGAPSVLWPRSMFAYSTMLRRFDVESYELRTASVSSSSKLVSA
- a CDS encoding TIGR03620 family F420-dependent LLM class oxidoreductase, which encodes MFDRAGLPAIGIWTDTLEGVPAEEFRGSAAEIEHLGYGVLWLPEGAGRDPFVALAIALSATEHLVGATGIANIWARDAVATATAARTLAEAFPGRQLIGLGVSHQVLVSGMRGHDYAKPYTTMKSYLEVLHSAPYGAHQPQEEPVFLLAALRHRMLELARTRTAGAHPYLVTPEHTASAREILGRDRLLAPTQAVVLDEDETRSARVAREYLATYLALPNYVNSFRAMGFGDDDLEGGGSDRLVDALVVRGGEQAVADRIKTQLDAGADHVALHVLSDRDTVPGVGHARGTVPMEQWRRLAALNSAFA
- a CDS encoding SDR family NAD(P)-dependent oxidoreductase; the encoded protein is MSGRLEGKVALVSGGARGLGEAIVELFAEEGAAVVFGDVLDEAGEKVAIRLKQLGAPVTYTNLDVTRPDDWAAAVALTTEKYGRLTTLVNNAAVYDSAGLMAITPEAWSKLLSVNLDGQWLGMRAAEPALLTAGKGAAIVNVCSLWANIGSPGSVAYHASKGGVRSMTKSVALEYAERGIRVNSLHPGMIDTEFGGSTVMREDLDKQMAVVPMKRMGAPIEIAYGALFLASDEARYMTGAELIVDGGWSVP